Proteins encoded in a region of the Nitrospinaceae bacterium genome:
- a CDS encoding MotA/TolQ/ExbB proton channel family protein: MLDFLFRGGILMIPLGVCSVLAVAIILERFFSLRTSRVIRLDVFQRVKDLLSEDQIGEAMTVCRRQPSVMGRILLAAIINHERDRDELKEIVEDAGRQEVPTLDRYLGVLGTIAAVSPLLGLTGTVFGMIRTFTVISEKGVAHPSQLAHGISEALITTASGLVIAIPALIFYNFFTSKADRIILEIEKHTFRLVDMMKR, encoded by the coding sequence ATGTTAGATTTTTTGTTTCGTGGCGGGATATTGATGATTCCTCTGGGCGTATGCTCCGTTTTGGCCGTGGCCATAATTCTGGAGCGCTTCTTTTCCCTGAGAACCAGCCGTGTGATTCGCCTTGATGTTTTTCAGAGAGTCAAAGATCTTCTCTCGGAAGATCAAATAGGCGAGGCGATGACGGTCTGCAGGCGCCAGCCGTCGGTGATGGGCCGTATTCTTCTTGCGGCCATCATTAATCATGAGCGCGACAGAGATGAGCTCAAGGAAATTGTCGAGGACGCCGGGCGCCAGGAGGTGCCGACGCTAGATCGCTACCTGGGCGTGCTGGGTACGATCGCCGCCGTATCTCCACTACTAGGCCTCACCGGAACGGTTTTCGGCATGATTCGCACCTTTACCGTGATTAGCGAAAAAGGAGTTGCGCACCCCAGCCAGCTTGCCCACGGGATTAGTGAGGCGCTCATTACCACGGCCTCGGGGCTTGTCATCGCGATACCGGCGCTTATTTTCTACAACTTTTTCACGTCCAAGGCGGACCGCATAATTCTTGAAATTGAGAAACACACCTTTCGTCTTGTCGATATGATGAAGCGCTAG
- a CDS encoding biopolymer transporter ExbD: MRFRERRRVQAEPGMTSMIDVVFLLLLFFVLSSTFILQPGIKVKLPRTVTTEQPARKDLVLIIARDKRIFLNNELVKFNSLWGRLVEELKFQQEAALVLRADRDVAHGFVVRIMDVAKQAGAERIAIATSPLKRPKKRK, encoded by the coding sequence ATGAGATTCCGCGAACGTCGCCGTGTGCAGGCCGAGCCAGGTATGACCTCGATGATCGACGTTGTCTTTCTGCTACTCCTATTCTTCGTGTTGAGCTCGACCTTCATTCTCCAGCCCGGAATTAAGGTGAAGCTGCCGCGCACGGTCACCACCGAGCAGCCCGCGAGAAAAGACCTTGTTTTGATCATTGCGAGGGACAAGCGGATTTTCCTGAACAACGAGTTGGTGAAATTCAATTCCCTTTGGGGGCGCTTGGTCGAGGAGCTCAAGTTTCAGCAAGAGGCGGCGCTGGTTCTTCGAGCTGATCGTGATGTCGCGCACGGTTTCGTGGTGCGGATTATGGATGTGGCTAAACAAGCGGGCGCAGAGAGAATTGCCATTGCAACATCGCCCCTTAAGCGCCCAAAGAAAAGAAAATAG
- a CDS encoding dehydratase — translation MEFEPTGLGYDDFEVGRTWCTAARTVGEADVTAFAGLTGDYTYLHTDAQSAAKTPFGGRIAHGLLGLSYLSGLVSRLGILEGTVEAFMGLEMKFRGAIMFDDTVHAEVEVREKRISSKGQGLVTLGMTLKNQRDETVQEGQFVLMMEIKG, via the coding sequence ATGGAATTTGAGCCTACGGGCCTTGGCTATGACGATTTTGAAGTGGGACGCACCTGGTGCACGGCGGCCAGAACAGTCGGGGAGGCCGATGTCACGGCTTTTGCCGGGTTGACGGGCGATTATACGTACCTTCATACCGATGCTCAGAGCGCAGCGAAGACCCCCTTTGGCGGGCGAATTGCCCACGGGCTTCTGGGGCTTTCCTATCTTTCGGGGCTCGTCTCAAGGCTGGGCATACTTGAGGGCACGGTTGAGGCGTTCATGGGCCTTGAGATGAAGTTTCGAGGTGCCATCATGTTCGATGACACGGTTCATGCCGAGGTTGAGGTGCGCGAAAAGCGTATTTCAAGTAAGGGGCAGGGGCTTGTGACGCTCGGGATGACCTTAAAGAACCAGCGCGATGAGACTGTTCAAGAGGGCCAATTCGTCCTCATGATGGAAATAAAAGGCTAG
- a CDS encoding MoaD/ThiS family protein yields MNIRLRLYADFEDKMPAELEEDGSAGLEVPPNALVKDVLDTYGIPYEEAYVILLDGRHAPKETPLIDGCELCIFPAIVGG; encoded by the coding sequence ATGAATATCCGGCTTCGGCTCTATGCTGATTTTGAAGATAAAATGCCAGCAGAATTGGAAGAAGATGGTTCGGCGGGGCTAGAGGTTCCCCCAAATGCCCTCGTGAAAGATGTACTTGATACCTACGGTATTCCGTACGAGGAGGCCTATGTCATTCTTTTAGATGGGCGTCACGCCCCGAAAGAGACCCCCCTCATCGATGGGTGCGAGCTTTGCATCTTTCCCGCCATCGTCGGGGGATAA
- the larC gene encoding nickel pincer cofactor biosynthesis protein LarC, whose protein sequence is MKTIYFDCFAGASGDMLLGAMLDLGLPLEALLAELLKLELGPCEITTHKSVKCGISATQFRVKTTGAEQPGQSYSSIHGRPLSEIEKIIAHTTIPSTAKAAALKAFRRLGEVEAGIHNVPVESIHFHEVGAIDSIIDIAGFFVGLELLGVERVLSSPLPPGKGFINSAHGKMPIPAPATAKLLEGVSILDNGLQGEVLTPTGALLLSESAEAFGPMPPMAITDVGHGSGEMEQPIPNIVRAFLGESITDEATSRSAHPNTISVLETNIDDMNPEIYPHVLDGVISRGALDAFLVPTVGKKGRPAILLTLLCPTSLQDDLIAYLMRETTTLGVRYRQTSRATAERDWLEVETPWGSVRIKRARFEGVVVNLAPEFEDCRKLAKSSGAPLKEIINAATAAAKVQHGNSSSGQTP, encoded by the coding sequence GTGAAAACCATCTATTTCGATTGTTTCGCCGGAGCGAGCGGCGACATGCTTCTCGGTGCCATGCTCGATCTGGGCCTCCCCCTTGAGGCGCTGCTTGCAGAACTCCTCAAGCTAGAACTAGGACCCTGCGAGATTACCACCCACAAATCCGTGAAATGCGGCATCTCAGCCACACAGTTCCGCGTAAAAACCACCGGAGCTGAACAGCCGGGCCAAAGTTATTCATCAATCCATGGTCGCCCATTGTCCGAGATTGAAAAAATCATCGCACACACCACCATCCCCTCCACCGCAAAGGCCGCCGCCTTAAAAGCATTCAGGCGCCTGGGGGAAGTGGAGGCCGGCATACACAATGTCCCGGTCGAATCCATTCATTTCCACGAAGTGGGAGCAATTGACTCCATCATCGACATCGCAGGCTTTTTCGTCGGCCTTGAGCTACTTGGTGTCGAGCGTGTCCTTTCCTCCCCGCTTCCTCCTGGCAAGGGATTTATCAACAGTGCACACGGAAAGATGCCCATTCCCGCCCCGGCCACAGCTAAACTGCTGGAGGGCGTCTCGATCCTCGACAATGGGCTACAAGGAGAGGTGCTAACGCCAACGGGGGCGCTATTACTCTCAGAGAGCGCCGAGGCATTTGGGCCTATGCCCCCGATGGCAATTACCGATGTCGGCCATGGCTCAGGCGAGATGGAACAACCCATTCCCAACATCGTACGGGCTTTTCTCGGGGAATCGATCACAGATGAGGCCACATCACGAAGCGCCCATCCGAACACGATTTCGGTTCTTGAAACCAACATTGACGATATGAACCCCGAAATTTATCCCCATGTCCTCGATGGCGTGATATCACGTGGCGCGCTTGATGCCTTTCTCGTCCCCACTGTCGGCAAAAAAGGCCGCCCCGCTATTCTGCTCACCCTTCTTTGTCCAACTAGTTTACAAGACGACCTCATCGCCTACCTGATGCGGGAGACCACCACCCTGGGCGTCCGCTATCGGCAAACATCAAGAGCAACGGCAGAGCGAGATTGGCTGGAGGTCGAAACGCCGTGGGGTAGTGTTCGCATCAAACGGGCGCGTTTCGAGGGTGTGGTTGTTAATCTTGCGCCCGAATTTGAGGATTGCCGGAAGCTGGCCAAATCCTCCGGCGCCCCGCTCAAGGAAATCATCAACGCTGCGACAGCAGCGGCAAAAGTACAACACGGCAACTCGTCAAGCGGACAGACGCCATGA
- the larB gene encoding nickel pincer cofactor biosynthesis protein LarB: MNNNSLLSLLDDVRSGKLSPSDAAARLRDLPYENLGHTRVDHHRSLRKGYAEVIYGEGKSSSQVLDIAQSLLKNEQTVMLTRASLEQAQTLLAEFPGAVHHNEARMVVIAPSSPPPNSAGLGCVAVISGGTSDQPIAEEAAVTAETMGSKVARAYDVGVAGLHRLLAEMDSLREANVIIAVAGMEGALPSVVAGLVEAPVIAVPTSIGYGTSMGGLTALFAMLASCADGISVVNIDNGFGAGFQAHLINRLAVKK, from the coding sequence GTGAACAATAATAGTCTTCTTTCTCTCCTTGATGATGTGCGCTCGGGAAAACTATCACCAAGTGATGCCGCTGCGCGCCTCCGCGACCTTCCCTATGAAAACCTTGGTCACACCCGAGTTGACCACCACAGAAGCCTCCGCAAGGGATACGCCGAGGTAATCTACGGTGAGGGCAAATCCTCCTCCCAGGTCCTCGATATCGCTCAATCCCTTCTTAAAAACGAACAGACTGTAATGCTCACCCGGGCATCGCTTGAACAAGCCCAAACCCTGCTCGCTGAATTTCCGGGGGCCGTACATCACAACGAGGCGAGAATGGTCGTGATCGCCCCCAGCAGCCCACCTCCCAACAGCGCCGGGCTCGGGTGTGTCGCTGTAATATCGGGAGGCACCTCGGATCAACCCATCGCCGAGGAAGCAGCCGTCACTGCCGAGACAATGGGCTCAAAAGTAGCCCGTGCCTACGACGTGGGCGTTGCGGGCCTCCATCGCCTGCTGGCCGAGATGGATTCGCTTCGTGAGGCGAATGTCATCATCGCCGTCGCCGGAATGGAGGGTGCCCTCCCCTCGGTCGTCGCCGGGCTTGTCGAGGCCCCCGTCATCGCCGTGCCCACATCGATTGGCTACGGCACAAGCATGGGCGGGCTGACAGCACTTTTCGCCATGCTGGCCTCGTGCGCAGACGGCATATCGGTGGTAAACATCGACAATGGATTTGGGGCTGGATTCCAGGCCCACCTTATTAACCGTCTGGCCGTGAAAAAGTGA
- the larE gene encoding ATP-dependent sacrificial sulfur transferase LarE: MGGVLIAFSGGVDSTFLASAAHQTLGKRALAVTGKSVTLAQSEFLESIDLAEHIGIRHRIIDTAEIKVEEFGNNPPNRCYYCKNELYTILRSVADEEGLAFIVDGSNADDRGDHRPGMKAARELEVRSPLMEAGFTKSEIREISKEMGLPTWDKPAMACLSSRFPYGDKITPEKISQVEKAEASLRALGFRQLRVRHHDTIARIEIPNDEIPMLLENGLLDEVVRLTKEAGFSYATLDLEGFRSGSMNEPLYNKKLLPVALLS; the protein is encoded by the coding sequence ATGGGCGGCGTTCTCATCGCCTTCTCTGGGGGCGTCGACAGCACTTTTCTCGCCAGTGCCGCCCACCAAACACTCGGCAAACGCGCTCTTGCCGTAACGGGAAAATCCGTCACGTTGGCACAATCGGAATTCCTTGAATCGATTGATCTCGCCGAGCATATTGGCATCCGCCACCGCATCATCGACACGGCGGAAATCAAGGTCGAAGAATTTGGAAACAACCCCCCAAACCGTTGTTATTATTGCAAAAATGAGCTCTACACCATTCTTCGAAGTGTTGCGGACGAGGAGGGGCTCGCCTTTATTGTTGATGGCTCAAACGCTGATGATAGGGGCGATCACCGGCCGGGCATGAAGGCCGCCCGTGAACTTGAGGTTCGAAGCCCTTTGATGGAAGCCGGATTCACCAAATCCGAGATCAGAGAAATCTCAAAGGAAATGGGCCTGCCCACCTGGGATAAACCGGCGATGGCCTGCCTTTCAAGCCGCTTTCCGTACGGCGACAAGATAACACCCGAGAAAATCTCTCAGGTGGAAAAAGCAGAAGCTTCCCTCCGGGCACTAGGCTTCAGACAACTGCGGGTAAGGCACCACGACACCATCGCCCGAATTGAAATCCCCAATGATGAAATACCCATGCTGCTTGAAAACGGACTGCTCGATGAAGTGGTAAGGCTGACCAAGGAGGCCGGTTTTAGCTATGCCACCCTCGACCTTGAGGGTTTCCGTTCGGGGAGCATGAACGAGCCTCTTTATAATAAGAAACTTCTTCCGGTTGCCCTTCTTTCGTGA
- a CDS encoding histidinol-phosphate transaminase codes for MGFEPEKLLRKGIETLDIYVPGRRAEEVGREYGLTEVLKLASNENANGPSPAALEAIQGVLKGLNRYPDGHAGVLRAALAERLGVEEAQIFIGNGGDDVLSVLSRTFLNDGDEVIIPQPTFSPYRHVSRVMGAKVVLSPLRDYRIDLDDIASRASGRSKLIFLCSPNNPTGTILEKKALVSFLEALPENTLVLLDEAYGDFVDDPEWPDSLALIEQYPLIVLRSFSKIYGLAGLRVGYGIGNKELIGFMHRVREPFNVNQLAQVAAVAALGDEGFRESSIRMNREERQKYYLVFRELGIAFIESQANFIFINVRNGDAVTEALLKLGLIVRPGSAFGCPEWIRVTIGTPEENTGLSAGLWNALSGA; via the coding sequence ATGGGTTTTGAGCCTGAAAAATTGTTGCGCAAGGGGATAGAGACTCTCGATATCTATGTTCCTGGTCGCCGGGCCGAGGAGGTGGGTAGAGAGTACGGCCTGACAGAGGTTTTGAAGCTTGCGAGCAATGAAAATGCCAATGGACCATCGCCCGCTGCCCTTGAGGCGATTCAGGGCGTTCTCAAGGGGCTGAACAGGTATCCAGATGGCCACGCGGGTGTATTGCGGGCTGCCCTGGCAGAGAGGTTAGGTGTTGAGGAGGCTCAAATTTTCATTGGAAATGGCGGAGACGATGTTCTGTCCGTCTTGTCCCGAACATTTCTAAACGATGGGGATGAGGTGATTATCCCGCAGCCCACGTTCAGCCCGTATCGTCACGTGAGCCGGGTGATGGGTGCCAAGGTGGTTTTGAGTCCGCTTCGCGATTATCGGATAGATCTCGATGATATTGCCTCGCGAGCCAGCGGGCGGTCGAAACTGATCTTTCTTTGCAGCCCGAATAATCCCACGGGAACAATTTTAGAAAAGAAAGCTTTGGTTTCTTTTTTAGAAGCGCTTCCGGAAAATACTCTCGTTTTGCTTGATGAGGCATATGGTGATTTTGTCGATGACCCTGAATGGCCTGATAGCTTGGCGCTGATCGAGCAATATCCGTTGATCGTTCTTCGCTCGTTTTCTAAAATCTATGGCTTGGCGGGACTCCGGGTGGGCTATGGGATTGGCAACAAAGAGCTGATTGGATTTATGCACCGGGTGCGAGAGCCGTTTAACGTGAATCAACTTGCCCAGGTGGCTGCGGTTGCGGCTTTGGGGGATGAGGGGTTTCGCGAAAGCAGCATCCGAATGAATCGAGAGGAGCGTCAGAAATATTATCTGGTTTTTAGAGAGCTTGGGATTGCGTTCATTGAAAGCCAAGCTAATTTTATCTTTATTAATGTTCGCAATGGTGATGCCGTCACGGAGGCTCTTTTGAAGCTGGGGCTTATTGTTCGCCCCGGCAGCGCATTTGGCTGCCCCGAGTGGATAAGGGTGACAATCGGGACTCCCGAGGAGAACACGGGCTTGAGCGCGGGGCTGTGGAATGCACTCTCAGGAGCCTAG
- a CDS encoding HU family DNA-binding protein — MQKSELIETIAGDANISKAAADRALASLLNNITKALKSGDRISLVGFGTFSISKRAARMGRNPQTGAEIKIKASKVPKFSAGKSLKEAVK, encoded by the coding sequence ATGCAGAAGTCTGAATTGATCGAAACGATTGCTGGTGATGCAAACATCTCGAAAGCAGCAGCTGACCGCGCCCTCGCATCCTTGTTGAACAACATCACAAAAGCGCTTAAAAGCGGCGACAGGATCTCTCTTGTTGGATTTGGAACGTTCTCGATTTCGAAACGCGCTGCGCGCATGGGACGCAACCCACAGACTGGCGCAGAGATCAAAATCAAGGCCTCAAAAGTTCCGAAATTCTCGGCTGGCAAATCTCTGAAAGAAGCTGTTAAGTAA
- a CDS encoding DEAD/DEAH box helicase: MGYTEPSPIQTKAIPVAIKGPDLIGCAQTGTGKTAAFALPALQRMLGGSGTRTLALTPTRELAMQVADQFEKLGKYLTTQVALVYGGVDYEPQIQSLVNEADIVVATPGRLLDHMKRKTANFSNLEVLILDEADRMLDMGFAEEITEILSRLPSKRQTMLFSATIPTTISSLASKALNSPVDISVATPSTPADGIFHGVYPLSGMNKARAVLEILQKSEAKSVLVFTRTKAGADQLSDLLERANITVSRIHSDRSQRQREKALQDFKDGTHKILVATDIVARGIDVTDISHVINYDVPEYPEDYVHRAGRTARAGQIGYALTLMSPSEIMLVKGIERFIGKALPRLSLPSMSDDAHQGSLAHDPKPLKDQPSVARYDRSRGRGRKPTRRTGLSLR; this comes from the coding sequence CATACAAACCAAAGCCATTCCGGTCGCCATCAAGGGGCCCGACCTCATCGGATGTGCACAAACGGGAACCGGAAAAACCGCGGCCTTTGCGCTCCCGGCGCTCCAGAGGATGCTTGGCGGATCGGGCACCCGCACACTGGCGCTCACCCCCACCCGCGAGCTTGCTATGCAGGTGGCAGACCAGTTCGAGAAACTTGGCAAATACCTGACCACACAAGTGGCGCTCGTCTATGGCGGTGTTGATTACGAGCCTCAAATTCAATCGCTTGTTAACGAGGCCGATATAGTTGTCGCCACGCCAGGCCGGCTACTTGATCACATGAAAAGAAAAACAGCCAACTTCTCGAACCTTGAGGTTTTGATTCTCGATGAGGCTGACCGCATGCTCGACATGGGCTTTGCCGAGGAAATCACAGAAATCCTCAGCCGCCTTCCGTCAAAACGGCAAACAATGCTTTTCTCGGCGACTATACCAACCACTATTTCGAGCCTAGCGAGCAAAGCGCTCAACTCGCCCGTAGACATTTCCGTGGCAACGCCCTCGACGCCAGCCGATGGAATTTTTCATGGCGTCTATCCACTGAGCGGCATGAACAAGGCGAGAGCGGTTCTTGAGATTTTGCAAAAATCAGAAGCCAAATCCGTGCTCGTTTTCACCCGGACCAAGGCGGGCGCCGATCAGCTATCTGATCTCCTCGAACGGGCGAACATAACCGTTTCGCGAATCCATTCTGACAGAAGTCAGCGGCAACGAGAAAAAGCGCTCCAGGATTTCAAGGATGGTACGCATAAAATTTTAGTGGCAACCGATATTGTGGCCAGAGGGATCGACGTAACGGATATTTCGCATGTCATCAATTACGATGTGCCCGAATACCCCGAAGATTACGTGCATCGTGCGGGTAGAACCGCGCGGGCGGGGCAAATAGGCTATGCCCTCACCTTGATGTCACCGAGCGAGATCATGCTCGTAAAGGGAATTGAGCGATTTATTGGCAAAGCGCTTCCTCGCCTGTCACTGCCCAGCATGAGTGACGATGCGCACCAAGGGAGCCTGGCGCATGACCCAAAACCACTTAAGGACCAGCCCTCGGTGGCTCGATACGACCGAAGCCGGGGCAGAGGCCGCAAACCGACCCGCCGTACAGGGCTATCGCTTCGCTAG